A genomic stretch from Stutzerimonas decontaminans includes:
- a CDS encoding OmpP1/FadL family transporter has protein sequence MIKKKNLLNKTISAAILGIASSHAVATDGLILEGFGAVSRSMGGTAVAHYVGPASMMVNPATMDLSDATGEILLGLDLITTDISATNLGTGEKASSSRHSNNRGPYVAPQLAFIRKVSNWTFGAGIFAQAGIGVEYGKDSFLSRGDIGGMGYAADADTGLENASRLFILDIPFAVSFKINDRLVIGGSLDAKWSGLDLDYLLGTNQLGSLAGDGRVSGSLLGLIGTLPDPRGVHLSVSQNKELPSGVDGWGYSGRLGLLYKITPTTKLGISYMLKSHMNDLKGKGTVTAVDGLIGNVPIEGEVRVLDFNTPAKLDVGLSHQVTDKLLVAVDVSRVFWKDAWKDIKVGFSSDVGDVDLRLPQNAKDQTIVAIGASYAATPNLTVRAGYRQATQPFNDEGLLALVPGILRKHASLGFSYQVSKSGRFDAAYSHAFEQSMTNRSAYNTSSPVRSSMSQDNFVLAYNYSF, from the coding sequence ATGATTAAAAAAAAAAATTTACTCAATAAAACAATTAGTGCTGCGATCTTGGGTATTGCGTCAAGCCATGCGGTAGCGACGGATGGTTTGATTTTGGAGGGCTTTGGCGCGGTTTCCAGAAGCATGGGCGGTACGGCTGTTGCTCATTATGTCGGGCCCGCGTCAATGATGGTCAACCCAGCGACAATGGACTTGTCTGATGCGACAGGTGAAATACTGCTAGGGCTAGATCTGATTACCACAGATATCAGCGCCACCAATCTTGGTACAGGCGAGAAAGCGTCATCAAGTCGGCATTCTAATAATAGAGGCCCCTATGTTGCCCCTCAGCTTGCTTTTATCCGTAAAGTTTCTAACTGGACCTTTGGCGCGGGCATATTCGCACAAGCGGGGATAGGGGTCGAGTATGGGAAGGACAGTTTTTTGTCCCGCGGCGATATTGGCGGAATGGGCTATGCCGCCGATGCTGATACCGGCCTTGAGAACGCCAGTCGCTTGTTTATACTTGACATACCTTTTGCCGTGAGTTTTAAGATTAACGATCGTCTTGTTATCGGTGGATCGCTAGATGCAAAATGGAGTGGTTTGGATCTCGATTATTTGCTGGGAACGAACCAGTTGGGTAGTCTCGCCGGTGATGGGCGTGTGTCCGGTTCGCTGTTGGGCTTGATCGGCACTTTACCCGACCCGCGGGGTGTGCATTTGAGCGTTAGCCAAAACAAGGAACTTCCGAGTGGTGTCGATGGTTGGGGATACTCGGGTAGGTTAGGTTTGCTATATAAGATTACGCCAACGACCAAGTTGGGTATCTCCTACATGCTCAAAAGCCATATGAACGACTTGAAAGGGAAGGGGACTGTTACCGCGGTAGATGGCCTCATCGGTAATGTGCCTATCGAGGGCGAGGTTCGTGTTTTAGACTTTAATACCCCTGCCAAACTTGACGTGGGTCTGAGCCACCAAGTTACGGACAAATTACTCGTTGCTGTTGATGTGTCTCGCGTTTTTTGGAAGGATGCCTGGAAGGATATAAAGGTAGGGTTTTCTAGTGATGTTGGTGATGTCGACTTAAGACTTCCTCAAAATGCCAAGGATCAAACAATAGTGGCGATTGGGGCTTCGTATGCAGCTACCCCGAATTTAACAGTGCGAGCAGGTTACCGTCAGGCGACGCAGCCCTTTAATGATGAGGGATTGTTGGCGCTAGTTCCGGGTATTTTGCGGAAACACGCTTCCTTGGGATTCAGCTACCAAGTATCAAAATCGGGTAGGTTCGATGCTGCGTATTCGCATGCCTTCGAGCAAAGTATGACCAATCGATCGGCTTACAACACCTCGTCGCCCGTGAGATCGTCCATGTCGCAAGATAATTTCGTCTTAGCCTATAATTATTCATTCTGA